One window of the Shewanella khirikhana genome contains the following:
- a CDS encoding YbgA family protein, with amino-acid sequence MHAFNPDKIQIGISACLLGQQVRFDGGHKNSAYCQQELKQHFEFVPVCPEMAIGLGAPRKSIRQVRIGNEIRVRSGDGTLDVTDALTEFSEKKSAELGFLGGFLFCSKSPSCGMERVTVYKADGTGGSKEGTGVFARALMNRFPHLPVEEEGRLHDMVIRENFFTRVYAFHDWHCMRLKGLSRKALTDFHARYKYLLLSHSPAIYRTLGPLLAGEGELDAVADAYFDGFMTALEHKASRRNHTSALQHIQGYFKKFLSGSQKAELTEAILAYRQGLQPLLVPITLIRHYLREHPNDYIAAQVYLNPHPDSLRLRYAY; translated from the coding sequence AGATTGGGATCAGCGCCTGTTTGCTGGGGCAACAGGTGCGCTTTGATGGCGGCCATAAAAATTCCGCCTACTGTCAGCAAGAGCTGAAACAGCATTTTGAGTTCGTGCCTGTTTGCCCCGAAATGGCCATTGGCCTGGGCGCGCCGCGCAAGAGTATCCGTCAGGTGCGGATTGGCAACGAAATCCGGGTTCGCAGTGGCGATGGTACCCTGGATGTCACTGACGCTTTAACCGAATTCAGTGAAAAAAAGAGCGCTGAGCTTGGCTTTTTGGGCGGCTTTTTGTTTTGTAGCAAATCGCCTTCCTGCGGGATGGAGCGGGTAACCGTTTACAAAGCAGATGGCACCGGCGGCTCCAAAGAAGGCACCGGGGTATTTGCCCGCGCGCTGATGAACCGCTTCCCCCACTTGCCGGTGGAAGAAGAAGGGCGGCTGCATGACATGGTCATTCGCGAGAACTTCTTCACCCGGGTTTACGCCTTCCATGACTGGCACTGCATGCGCTTAAAGGGCCTAAGCCGTAAGGCGCTGACCGACTTCCATGCCCGTTACAAGTATCTGCTGCTGTCACACAGCCCGGCGATTTATCGCACCCTTGGCCCCTTGCTGGCCGGTGAGGGTGAGCTTGATGCCGTGGCTGATGCTTACTTCGACGGCTTTATGACAGCGCTGGAGCACAAGGCGAGCCGCCGCAACCACACCAGCGCACTGCAGCATATTCAGGGATACTTCAAAAAATTCCTCTCAGGCAGCCAGAAGGCCGAGTTGACCGAAGCGATACTTGCCTACCGTCAGGGACTGCAACCGCTGTTGGTACCCATTACCCTTATCCGCCATTACCTGCGGGAACACCCCAATGACTACATCGCGGCGCAGGTGTATTTGAATCCGCACCCGGATTCTCTGCGTTTGCGATATGCTTACTGA